CTGCTACGACGAGGGGAAGCGGTGCGCCGAAACGCTCTTTTTCGACTACCACCGCCAGCACAAGCTCAACATCCGGGTCGTCCGGATCTTCAATACGTTCGGGCCGAGGATGCACCCGAACGACGGGCGGGTGGTCTCCAATTTCGTCCTCCAGGCGTTGCGGAACGAACCGATCACGCTCTACGGGACAGGGAACCAGACCCGCTCCTTCTGCTATGTGGACGACACGGTCACCGGGCTGATCGCGATGATGGACCAGGACGAGATCATCGGGCCGGTGAACCTGGGCAACCCCGGGGAGTACAGCATCAAGGAGCTGGCGATGATGATCAAGGAGATCTCCGGATCCTCCTCGGAGATCGTCTTCC
This window of the Candidatus Deferrimicrobiaceae bacterium genome carries:
- a CDS encoding NAD-dependent epimerase/dehydratase family protein codes for the protein CYDEGKRCAETLFFDYHRQHKLNIRVVRIFNTFGPRMHPNDGRVVSNFVLQALRNEPITLYGTGNQTRSFCYVDDTVTGLIAMMDQDEIIGPVNLGNPGEYSIKELAMMIKEISGSSSEIVFRPLPEDDPVRRKPDITLARQKLGWEPTVPIREGLERTIRYFRETLEGAKTG